Proteins from a genomic interval of Papaver somniferum cultivar HN1 chromosome 4, ASM357369v1, whole genome shotgun sequence:
- the LOC113272166 gene encoding uncharacterized protein DKFZp434B061-like — protein MADRHRVPYQTLPSSPYRSPQSRSPDRSPPKGGPPKSSQPYLCTHKTSSSSGLRVSSTKKGDPPKGSRYAVNRRSTNPSSQRAEPTNVPPSSPHRVEPLNVQPLRSVAPDTMPSQKPTVPSSTAPLRGKSAKGAAPRTDPSRNLSTNRKASDMSPPKKTSSSKYAGSDDAPII, from the coding sequence ATGGCTGATCGTCATCGGGTTCCATATCAAACTCTACCATCGAGTCCTTATAGGTCTCCTCAATCTAGAAGCCCTGATAGATCTCCGCCGAAGGGTGGTCCACCTAAGTCTTCTCAACCATACCTTTGTACTCACAAGACTTCGTCATCGTCAGGTCTTAGGGTTTCATCTACGAAGAAGGGGGATCCCCCGAAGGGTTCCCGATACGCGGTTAACCGTCGCTCAACTAATCCTTCCTCTCAACGTGCTGAGCCGACGAATGTGCCGCCTTCTTCTCCTCATCGTGTTGAGCCGCTAAATGTACAACCTCTTCGTTCTGTTGCCCCAGATACGATGCCTTCTCAGAAACCTACGGTTCCATCATCTACTGCTCCCCTGAGAGGAAAATCTGCTAAAGGTGCTGCGCCGAGGACAGACCCGTCGAGGAATCTATCGACCAATAGAAAAGCTTCGGATATGAGTCCTCCGAAGAAAACATCGTCGAGTAAATATGCTGGTTCTGACGATGCCCCAATTATATGA